The genomic stretch GCGCGCATGCCCGGTTTCGACGGCCTCGAGGTGCTGCGGCGCATCCGCGCCGCCCACGGAGATCTGTGCGTGGTGCTGATGAGCGCCTTTGCCACGGTGCGCAATGCCGTGGAGGCCATGAAGCTCGGTGCCCACGACTACCTGATCAAGCCTTTTTGCGCCGAGGACATTTACGCCCTGGTTGATTCGGTGGTGGAGCGCAGCCGCCTGGTGGCCGAGAACCGCTCGCTGAAAGCCGAAATCCGAAGGCGCTTTGATCCCGAGCAGGTGATCTTCAAGAGCCAGGCCTTCCGCAACGTCTTTACCCTGGCCAAGCGCGTCGCGACCAGCGACGCCAGCGTGCTGATCCTCGGCGAGAGCGGCACGGGCAAGGAACTGATCGCCTCGACCATCCATTACAGCAGCGCGCGGCGCGACGAGCGCTTTCTCACCCTCAACTGCGCGGCCATCACCGACACCCTGCTGGAAAGCCAGCTCTTCGGCCACGTCAAGGGTGCTTTTACCGGGGCGGTGGCCAACCATCGCGGCCTGGTCGAGGAGGCCAACCGCGGCAGCCTGTTTCTCGACGAGATCGGCGATCTTAGCCCGGCCCTGCAGGCCAAGCTGCTGCGCCTGTTGCAGGAAAAGGAGTTCCTGCCGGTGGGCGCGACCCGGGTGCGCCATGCCGATGTGCGCTTCATCGCCGCCACCAACAAGGATCTGGAAAAAGAGGTGGCGCGCGGCGCCTTTCGCGAAGACCTCTTCTATCGCCTCAATGTCGTGACTCTCAATCTTCCGCCCCTGCGCGAACGGCGCGAGGACATCGCGCTGCTCGCCGAGCATTTCGTGCGCAAATACGCCGCGCGCCCCGAGCAGCGCCTGAGCGCTGAAACCCTGGCGCTGCTTGGTCGCTACCCCTGGCCGGGCAACGTGCGCGAGCTCGAAAACACCATGGAAATGGCGGTGATTCTTGCCGACGGCGACGAGATCACCCCGGCCTTTCTGCCCGCCAAGATCACCAGCGCCGCCGCCCCTGGCGGCGCGGAGTTCGTCCCGCCTTCGGGCGAGCTCTCCCTCGAAGACGTGGAGCGCCTGTACATCGAACAGGTATTCCGCCGCACCAATTTCCACAAGGTCAAAACTTCCGAAATCCTCGGCATCGCCCGCAAAACCCTCGATCGCAAACTCGCCCAGTACGGGATTGACAAGGAAGGTTAGGGCCGGCGCCCGTCCTTTGTCCTTGGTCCCTTGTCATTTCTTGAAAACCAATGACCAATGACCAGGGGCAAAGGACAAAAAGCTACATCGTGTGGCAAATTGTCCAAAATGCTTCTTTTTGTCCGTTCTCCCGCCGTATACAGATTCCCTTCTAAAATCCTGTTATAACTCGTCTTTTTAATGTGAGGCGGAGGTGCTGGCACGGTGCTTGCCCCTAGTCAGCGCCGTCGGCGGCGCGCACCTCGGTTCCGTTTGCTTTCCTGCCGCGACGGGGCGCGACCGTTCACCATCACATTTTTTCAGGAGAGAGGGATTTATGGGAAAAATCGTCATCGATCCGGTCACCCGCATCGAAGGCCACCTCAAGATCGAGGCGGTGGTCGACAACGGCGTGGTCAAGGAAGCCAGAAGCTCGGGCATGATGTACCGTGGCCTGGAGAACATTCTCCTCAACCGCGACCCGCGCGACGCCGCGCGCATCATGCAGCGCATCTGCGGAGTGTGCCCCACCTCCCACGGCCTGACCGCCTGCTTCGCCCTCGATGAGGCCTACGGCGTCAACGGCAACATTCCCGCCAACGGCCGCATCCTGCGCAACCTGATCCAGGGCTCCAACTACGTGCAGTCGCACATCCTGCATTTCTACCAGCTCGCCGCCCTCGATTACGTGGATGTCACCGCCGTGGCCGACTACAGCGGCTCCGACCCGAGCCTGAAGAAGGTCAGGGAATTCATCGCCCGCGGCCACCTCGGACCCTTCCTGCCGCGCTACGAGGGCGATTACCGCCTGAGCAAGGACGAAAACCGCGCCGCCGTCGCCCACTATGTCGAGGCCCTCAACCTGCGGCGTCTGGCCCATGAGGCGCTGGCGGTGTTCGGCGGCAAGATGCCGCACAACATGTCCATCGTCGCCGGGGGCGTCACCGCCGAGCCGACCATCGACAAGATCGCCAACTTTCTGTGGAAGATCGAGCAGCTGTGCGACTTCATCGACCATCGCTACCTGCCCGACGTGCTCATGGTGGCGCGGCGCTACGGCGACTACTTCGGCATCGGGGCGGGCTGCAAGCAGTTCATGTCCTTTGGTGTCTTCGATCTCGACCATCATCCCGACCTCACCAAGCGCAAGCGCTGGCTGCCCCAGGGCATCGTGCGCGGCGCCGATCTCAAGCTGCACGCCGTGGATCCCTTCCAGATCACCGAGCAGGTGGAAAACAGCTGGTACCGCGACACCGGCCCGGTGCACCCCTATGACGGCAGCACCGAGCCCGACCGCGACAAGGCCGGCGCCTACAGCTGGTGCAAGTCGCCGCGCTACGCGGGCGAGGTCATGGAAGTCGGCCCCCTGGCGCGCATGCTCGCCGCCTACGCCGCCGGCCATGCCGAGGTGCAGGGCCAGATCAACGACGTGCTCGGCCAGTTCAACGCCGGCCCCGAGGCGCTCTTTTCGGTGCTCGGCCGTCACGCGGCGCGCGCCATCGAGTGCAAGCTGGTGGCGCAAAAACTCAAGCAGTGGGTCCTCGAACTCCAGCCCGGCCAGCCGGTGTGCGCCGAGTATCCCCTGGATGTCAACAATCGCGGCATGGGGCTGCACGAGGCGCCGCGCGGCGCCCTGGGCCACTGGATCGTCGTGGAGGGCGGCAAGACCAAGAACTATCAGGCGGTGGTGCCCACCACCTGGAACATGGGCCCCGCCGACGCCAAGGGCGTGCCCGGTCCGGTGGAGCAGTCGCTGATCGGCACCCGCGTGCGCGACGAGCAGAACCCCTTCGAGTTGGTGCGCATCGTGCGCTCCTACGATCCCTGCCTGTCCTGCGCGGTGCATGTGGTCACGCCCAAGGGCCGCGATCTCGGCCGCTTCGTGGTGGCGCCGCAATGAGCGGCGTGACCTGCGATCACCCTGGGGTGCGTAGGGGCGACCCGGCGGGTCGCCCAGGGCGAGGCAACGCCTCGCCCCTACGGGACATCAACCGCGCCCCGGTTCTGGTCATGGCCGTGGGCAACATCCTGCGCCGCGACGACGGCTTTGCCGACGCGGTGCTCGGAGCGCTCCGCGATGAGGAACTGCCCGCCGAGGTGGAACTCTTCGACGCCGGCACCTCCATCATCGATCTGATGGAGGTGTTTCACGGCCGCGAGCGGCTCATCGTCATCGATGCCGTGCAGGGCGGCCAGGCGCCCGGCACCCTGTACCGCTTCAGTCCCGAGGAGGTCGAGGCCGAGGCGATCCCCACGGCCAGCCTGCATCAGGTGGGGCTGCTGGAAACCCTCAAGCTCGGCGAGCTGGTGGGCTGTCGGCCAAAGAGCGCGGTGGTGATCGGCGTGCAGCCCGAAGCGACGGACCTGGGCATCGGTTTGACGCCGAAGGTGGCGGTCGCGGTGCCGGGCGCGGTCAAGCTGGTCAAAAAGGAGCTTGGCTTGTAGAGACCAGGGCGAGGCATGCCTCGCCGCTACGTGACAAATTTATCCCTTTACAGGAGATCCATCATGGCACTGTCAAGACGCAGATTTCTTCAGTTCTCCGCCGGCACCGCCGCGGCCCTGGGCGTCAATCTCTTTGAAAATCCCCTGCTGAAAAAGGCCTTTGCCGACGCCATCAAGCACACCCCCATCATCTGGCTGGCGACCGGCGCCTGCACGGGCTGCTCGGTGAGCCTGCTCAACAGCCTCTCGCCGCGCATTCAGGACGTGCTCCTCGATCAGGTGGTGCCCGGCCATCACACGGAGCTCGCCTTTCACTCCACGGTCATGGCCGCGGCGGGCGATCTGGCCATGGAGGCCATGTACGCCGCCGAGGCCAAGCCCTTTCTGCTGGTGGTGGAGGGCTCCATCATCACCAGGGACCCGCGCATGTGCGAGGTCGGCGAGAAGGACCACCACGGCATCACCAGCACCGAGCACATGGATCGTCTCGGCCCCAAGGCCCAGGCGGTCATCGCCGTGGGCTCCTGCGCGGCCTTCGGCGGCGTCAACAAGGCCAACATGAACCCGAGCGGCTCCATCGGCGTGGCCGAATACTTCCAACAAAAAGGCATTCGCACGCCGGTCATCAACCTTCCCGGCTGCGCCATCCATCCCGATTGGTTCGTCGGCACCCTGGCCGCCTATCTGCTTGCCGGGCCCGAGGCCATCGAACTCGATGAGCACCTGCGGCCCAGGATGTTTTTCAGCAAGCTGATCCACGACAACTGTCCCCTGCGCGGCCATTTCGACGCCGGGCGCTTCGCCCAGCACTGGGGCGATCCCTACTGCCTCTACAAGCTGGGTTGCAAGGGCCCGGTGGCGCGCGCCAACTGCCCGGAGAAGAAATTCAATTCGGGCACCAACTACTGCCTGGACAACCGCCATCCCTGCATCGGCTGCGTCGAGCCCGAATTTCCCTACGAGGGCTCCCTGTTCGCGCCGGTGCCCGTGCAGAACGCCACCCCGCCGGCGGCCTATCCGCCCATCGTGACCGAGCAGCGCCAGGACATCGATTTCTCCCCGACCTACGGCGCGCTGGCCGGGATCGCCGTGGGCGCGGCGGGCATGAACATTTTGCGCAAGCGCTCCGCCGAAGCCAAACAGGATCTCGACGACAAGGAGTAAGGGGATGGGAATCAATCGCAGAAACTTCTTCAAGGTCGCCGCGGTGACCGGGGCGGGGGCCTGCGCGGCCCTGGCCGCCCCGGCGGAGGCCTCGGGGCCCAAGCTGCCCGAGGATGCCGGTTACGGCATGCTCAACGACTCAACTCGCTGCATCGGCTGCAAGGCCTGCCAGACGGCGTGCAAGCAGGTCAACGAACTGCCCGCCGAGGGCACCCTCGATGATCGCGGCGCCCTCTACGATTCGCCGCGCGCGCTCTCCGACAGCACCTACACCCTGATCAAGATGCACCGCGACGAGGAGAGCGGCGAGGCCACCTTCGTCAAGCAGCAGTGCATGCATTGCCTGGATCCGGCGTGCAAATCGGCCTGTCTGGTCGGCGCCTTCGTCAAGGAACCGACCGGCGCGGTGACCTGGGACGGTAAAAAATGCATGGGCTGCCGTTACTGCATGGTGGCCTGCCCCTACAACGTGCCCCAATTCGAGTGGCACAAGGCGATCCCCGACATCAGCAAGTGCACCCTGTGCCACGACACGCGCCTGACCAAGGGCAAGCCGACGGCCTGCGCGACGGCCTGTCCGGCCGACGCCATCACCTTCGGCCGGCGCGACGAGCTGCTGCGCCTTGCCCGCGCGCGCATCGCCGCGCATCCCGACAAGTACGATCCCCATGTCTACGGAGAAAACGAGGTGGGCGGCACCAACGTGCTCTATCTGACCAAGCCCAAGGTGAGCTTCGCCACCCTGGGCCTGCCGGCCTTCGGCTACATCGCGCCGCCGCGCCTCACCGAGTCCATCCAGCACGGGGTGTTCAAGTACTTCATTCCGCCCGTGGCCATCTACGCGGCCCTCGGCGGAATCATGGCCTTCAATCAGCGGCGCAACAAGCTCAAGGGAGGGACGGAACATGAGTAAGGCAGTGGCCCTGCGCGGCAAATTCTGGACGCCCAACGTGGCGCTGCTGGTGTTTTTCATGGTGAGCGCCGCGGTGTTTTCCTACTTTCGCTTCTTTCACGGCTTCGGCTCCGTGACCAATCTCAACCCCAACTATCCCATGGGCATGTGGATCGCCTTCGACGTGGCCTGCGGCGTGGCCCTGGCGGCGGGCGGTTTCACCACCTGCCTGATCGTCGAAATCTTCGGCAAGCACAAGTACCACGCGCTGCTGCGCCCGGCGATTCTCACCGCCTTCATCGGCTACCTGCTGGTGGGCATGGCGGTGGCCTTCGACCTGGGCCGCTGGTTCTACATCTGGCACGCGCTGATCTACTGGAACGGCAATTCGGTGCTCTTCGAGGTGGCCTGGTGCGTCATGCTCTATTTGAGCGTGCTGGCCGTGGAAAACGTGCCGGCGGTGGTCGAGGAGTACAAGGATCGGGTTAATCTGCCCGGGCTCCTCGCCCGGTTCAACGGGTTGGTCAACGCCTTTTTGCAGGTGGCCGACAAGGTCATGGGCAAGGTCGCGGTGTTCTTCGTGCTCGGCGGGGTGGTGCTGTCCTTCGGCCATCAGTCATCCCTCGGTACCATGATGCTCATCGCCCCCTACAAGCTGCACGAGCTCTGGTTCACGCCCTGGTCGCCGCTGTTGTTTCTCATGTCGGCCATCGCCGTGGGGCCCTCCATGGTGGTGTTCGAGGCCAGTCTCGCCACCTATTTCTTCAACCGCAAATCCGAAATCCACCTCATCGGCGATTTCGCCAAGTTCATCCCCTGGTTTCTCGGCGCCTTTCTGCTGGCGCGCTTCGGCGATCTGGCCTGGCGCGGTGCCCTGGCCGCGGCCTTCGTGCCGGGCAAGTACGCCTACGCCTTCTGGGTGGAAATCGCCCTGTTTCTCATCCCCTGCGTCGCCCTGATGAACAAGGGCGTGCGCTTTCACAGCCTCAAACTGTTCCTGGGGGCCTGCTCGGTGATCCTCGGCGTGGTCGTCTACCGCTTCAACGTGTTTCTCATCGGCATGGACATGGGGCCGGGCTGGAACTACTTCCCCTCCGTGGGCGAGTTCGCCGTGACCTTCGGCTTCGTCGCCTTCGGCGTGTTCCTCTACAAACTCGCCGTCAATTACCTGCCCATCCTCGAACAGCAGCACTGATCCCCGCGTCATTTTTGCAATCACCTTCTCTTTTCTTTCCCGGGGAGCGGCGTCAGGCGTCGCTCCCCGCCTTGTTTCTCCCGCGGAATATGTTGGAATCCTTCCTGTTTTTCTGGAAACAGCGTTATTTTAGTGGGTTTGCCATGAATGGCCCTTGTATTGCGTAAAAAAATTATGATACGTTAATTGCTGTTTTCTTAAAAATTGGAGGTTCTTTGCCATGTCCATCAAGTACAAACAAATGATTCTGATGGTGTCGGCCGTGCTGATACCCCTGCTTTTCACCCTCGGCGTCACGCGCTATTTCGCCGCGCAGACGCAAGAGCAGGTCGCGCAAGAGGTGGAGGCTCTGGTCAATGGCCGCATTGAGGCGCTCATCGACGGCGCCTTCTCCCTGGTGGAGAATTACCGCATCAGCCGCGAGCAGCAGCGCGAAACGGCGATCCGCAACTACCTGCGCGCCTCGGCCGACAGCCTGTGGGAAAAGGCGCGCCGCTATCACGAAAGCCTGCCGCGCGACGAGGCCTGGGCAAAAATCCGCGAGGCGGTGCTCGCGGAAAAAATCGCCGCCACCGGCGATGCCTTTACTATGAACAGCGCCGGAGTGCTGACCATCCATGGGCGCAGCGAGGGGCGCGATCTCTCCGGCAGCGCGCACATCGACGAGATGCGGCGGCAAAAGGAGGGCTACATCGTTTATCACGCGGTCACCGCCCAGCGCGACAAGGCCGTGTATTACCGCTATTTCGAGCCCCTTGATCTGATCATCGCGCCGGGCGTGTTCATCGACGAGATGGAAGCGCTCTACGATCACCAGGGCGAGGAGGCGACCCTGGCGGCGATCCGCAAGCAACTCGAGGAGTTGCGCGTCGGCGAGACGGGCTATTTCTGGGTGATCCAGGCCGGCGGCGAGAAGCGCGGGCAGTATGTCGTTTCCCCCGACGGCAAGCGCAACGGCGAGAGCATGCTCGGCCTGCGCGACGTGGAGGGCCGCTCGGTATTCGAGGTGCTGGCGGAAAAAGGCATGGCCGCTCCCGGAGAGGGCCAGGAGGTCTTCTTCACCTTCACCAGCACCCTGAGCGGCGCTCAGGAGCGCATGATGCTCGATTTCATCTATTACGCGCCCTTCGACTGGCTGATCGGCGCCACCATCCCCATGCGGGAATATCTGGCGACCAGCGAGGCCATCGGCGCCTCCTTCGGACGCATGCAGGCCTATCTGCTCGGCGTGGGCGCTTTGCTGGTCCTGGTCGCGGCGGTTTTTGCCTGGTGGGCGGCGCGGCGCACCGTGCGCCCGATTCGCGCCGTCATGGAGATGGTGGAGGAAATCGAGCAGGGTCATCTGGATCGGCGCCTCAAGCTCACGCGCAAGGACGAACTCGGCCAGATGGCACGCACCATGGATGCTCTCGCCGACAACCTGCAGCATGAGGTAGTCGATGCCCTGCAAAAGCTCGCCGCCGGCAATCTCGATTTCGAAGCGCGGCCGCGCGACGGGCGCGATGTCCTTCGCAGCGCCCTGAAAAAGCTCAGCGACGATCTCAACACCATGGTGCACGAGATTCAGAGCTCCGGCGAGCAGATCGCCACGGGCGCCGGCCAGGTGGCCGACGCCAGCCAGTCGCTTTCCCAGGGCGCCACGGAGCAGGCCAGCTCCCTGGAGGAAATCAGCGCCTCCGTCAATCAGATGGCGAGCCAGACCACGCAGAGCGCCGAGAACGCCCGCCAGGCCAATCGTCTCGCCGGCGATGCCAAGCAGTCGGCCGAGCGCGGCCGCGAGCGCATGCAGGCCATGGTGCGATCCATGGGCGAGATCAGCGCGGCGAGCGGCGACATCAGCAAGATCATCAAGACCATCGACGAGATCGCCTTCCAGACCAATCTGCTGGCCCTGAACGCCGCCGTCGAGGCGGCGCGCGCCGGGCAGCACGGCAAGGGTTTCGCGGTGGTCGCCGAAGAGGTGCGCAATCTCGCGGCGCGCAGCGCCAAAGCCGCCAAGGAGACCGCCGAACTCATCGAGTCTTCCGTGGGCAAGACCCGCCAGGGCGAGGGCATCGCCGGAGAAACGGCGGCAGCCCTCGATGAGATCGCCGCCAACATCACCAAGGTGTCTGATCTGGTTGGCGAAATCTCGGCGGCCGCCAACGAGCAGGCCGAAGGCATCGGCCAGATCAACACGGGGCTCTCGCAGATCGACCAGGTCACTCAGCAGAACACCGCGAGCGCCGAGGAATCGGCGGCGGCCGCCCAGGAACTCTCGGGCCAGGCGGCGCAGCTGCGGCAACTGCTGCAACGCTTTCGGCTCAAAGGGCAGGGCGGCAATTCCTTCGCTCCTCGGCAAGCTGCACTGCCGGCCGCCAAGCCGCAGGAGCGCCCGAGCGCCGCTGCGGCCGCCTGGGGAGGAGAGCGCGGCACCCCGGCCACCAGGAGCGCGCCCCCGAGCATCGCTCTGGACGATGACGAGTTCGGGCGCTATTGAAATAAATTCATCACCAATTCAAGGGCGCACTGATGTACGCCCTTTTTTGTTAAAAAAAATTACAAATTAAATTTTTCTTTGAAATTTGCCGAAAAGGGTGATAAGTTTAAAAGCGCTAATGTTTCCGCGAAAAGGATCCAACACGGGGGGAATACTAAATGGCAGCGAAATTCAACAGCATTCAAGCAAAGGTCGGCGGCTTTCTGGCGCTGATTCTGGTGCTGGCCTTCGGCGTCAGCACTCTGGTCAACACCCTGCAGAGCAACGCCCTGCTCAAGCACAACAACGACGAGGCAGCGAAGGCCCTGCGTGAGTCGGCTTTTGATCAGGCGCGCGCCGTTTTTGCCAGTCTCGAAACGGGCACCGAGGGATCGGTGGAGCGCGGCGAGATGGATCTGTTCGCCGAATTGCTCCACGGCTTGGGGGATGTGCCCGGGGTTCTCGAAGTCGGCCTGACCAACCCCCAGGGCAAAATCGATTATTCGAGCAGCAAGGCCGGGGTCGGCAAGATGTTTCCCCTGCCCGCCGTCTCCGGCACCGGCAAGCAGCCCCTCGTCGAGCAGGAGGACAGCAGCGTCCTGACCCTGTCGCGCATTCATCTCATGGAAAAGCGCTGTCTCGAATGTCACTTCGATCGCCAGGAAAACAGCGTCGCCGGCGCCTTGTTCGTGCGTCTGAGCCTCGACAAGCTGCGTACCGCCGAGGCGGAGATGGCCCGGGATCTGGCCGCCGCGCAGAAAAAAAGCCTGTTGACCGGCCTTTTCACCGGCGGTGGGGGACTGCTGGCGGCGGCGCTGTGCGTCGTGGTGCTGCTCGGGCGCATGGTGTGCGCGCCGCT from Geoalkalibacter sp. encodes the following:
- a CDS encoding sigma-54-dependent transcriptional regulator; this translates as MTKGKILICDDEVEIQQFLRKLLEARGHGVECFGGGAALLKALSEMEGALPDLVLVDARMPGFDGLEVLRRIRAAHGDLCVVLMSAFATVRNAVEAMKLGAHDYLIKPFCAEDIYALVDSVVERSRLVAENRSLKAEIRRRFDPEQVIFKSQAFRNVFTLAKRVATSDASVLILGESGTGKELIASTIHYSSARRDERFLTLNCAAITDTLLESQLFGHVKGAFTGAVANHRGLVEEANRGSLFLDEIGDLSPALQAKLLRLLQEKEFLPVGATRVRHADVRFIAATNKDLEKEVARGAFREDLFYRLNVVTLNLPPLRERREDIALLAEHFVRKYAARPEQRLSAETLALLGRYPWPGNVRELENTMEMAVILADGDEITPAFLPAKITSAAAPGGAEFVPPSGELSLEDVERLYIEQVFRRTNFHKVKTSEILGIARKTLDRKLAQYGIDKEG
- a CDS encoding nickel-dependent hydrogenase large subunit, with protein sequence MGKIVIDPVTRIEGHLKIEAVVDNGVVKEARSSGMMYRGLENILLNRDPRDAARIMQRICGVCPTSHGLTACFALDEAYGVNGNIPANGRILRNLIQGSNYVQSHILHFYQLAALDYVDVTAVADYSGSDPSLKKVREFIARGHLGPFLPRYEGDYRLSKDENRAAVAHYVEALNLRRLAHEALAVFGGKMPHNMSIVAGGVTAEPTIDKIANFLWKIEQLCDFIDHRYLPDVLMVARRYGDYFGIGAGCKQFMSFGVFDLDHHPDLTKRKRWLPQGIVRGADLKLHAVDPFQITEQVENSWYRDTGPVHPYDGSTEPDRDKAGAYSWCKSPRYAGEVMEVGPLARMLAAYAAGHAEVQGQINDVLGQFNAGPEALFSVLGRHAARAIECKLVAQKLKQWVLELQPGQPVCAEYPLDVNNRGMGLHEAPRGALGHWIVVEGGKTKNYQAVVPTTWNMGPADAKGVPGPVEQSLIGTRVRDEQNPFELVRIVRSYDPCLSCAVHVVTPKGRDLGRFVVAPQ
- a CDS encoding hydrogenase maturation protease encodes the protein MSGVTCDHPGVRRGDPAGRPGRGNASPLRDINRAPVLVMAVGNILRRDDGFADAVLGALRDEELPAEVELFDAGTSIIDLMEVFHGRERLIVIDAVQGGQAPGTLYRFSPEEVEAEAIPTASLHQVGLLETLKLGELVGCRPKSAVVIGVQPEATDLGIGLTPKVAVAVPGAVKLVKKELGL
- a CDS encoding hydrogenase small subunit is translated as MALSRRRFLQFSAGTAAALGVNLFENPLLKKAFADAIKHTPIIWLATGACTGCSVSLLNSLSPRIQDVLLDQVVPGHHTELAFHSTVMAAAGDLAMEAMYAAEAKPFLLVVEGSIITRDPRMCEVGEKDHHGITSTEHMDRLGPKAQAVIAVGSCAAFGGVNKANMNPSGSIGVAEYFQQKGIRTPVINLPGCAIHPDWFVGTLAAYLLAGPEAIELDEHLRPRMFFSKLIHDNCPLRGHFDAGRFAQHWGDPYCLYKLGCKGPVARANCPEKKFNSGTNYCLDNRHPCIGCVEPEFPYEGSLFAPVPVQNATPPAAYPPIVTEQRQDIDFSPTYGALAGIAVGAAGMNILRKRSAEAKQDLDDKE
- the hybA gene encoding hydrogenase 2 operon protein HybA, translated to MGINRRNFFKVAAVTGAGACAALAAPAEASGPKLPEDAGYGMLNDSTRCIGCKACQTACKQVNELPAEGTLDDRGALYDSPRALSDSTYTLIKMHRDEESGEATFVKQQCMHCLDPACKSACLVGAFVKEPTGAVTWDGKKCMGCRYCMVACPYNVPQFEWHKAIPDISKCTLCHDTRLTKGKPTACATACPADAITFGRRDELLRLARARIAAHPDKYDPHVYGENEVGGTNVLYLTKPKVSFATLGLPAFGYIAPPRLTESIQHGVFKYFIPPVAIYAALGGIMAFNQRRNKLKGGTEHE
- the nrfD gene encoding NrfD/PsrC family molybdoenzyme membrane anchor subunit, with protein sequence MSKAVALRGKFWTPNVALLVFFMVSAAVFSYFRFFHGFGSVTNLNPNYPMGMWIAFDVACGVALAAGGFTTCLIVEIFGKHKYHALLRPAILTAFIGYLLVGMAVAFDLGRWFYIWHALIYWNGNSVLFEVAWCVMLYLSVLAVENVPAVVEEYKDRVNLPGLLARFNGLVNAFLQVADKVMGKVAVFFVLGGVVLSFGHQSSLGTMMLIAPYKLHELWFTPWSPLLFLMSAIAVGPSMVVFEASLATYFFNRKSEIHLIGDFAKFIPWFLGAFLLARFGDLAWRGALAAAFVPGKYAYAFWVEIALFLIPCVALMNKGVRFHSLKLFLGACSVILGVVVYRFNVFLIGMDMGPGWNYFPSVGEFAVTFGFVAFGVFLYKLAVNYLPILEQQH
- a CDS encoding methyl-accepting chemotaxis protein, whose translation is MSIKYKQMILMVSAVLIPLLFTLGVTRYFAAQTQEQVAQEVEALVNGRIEALIDGAFSLVENYRISREQQRETAIRNYLRASADSLWEKARRYHESLPRDEAWAKIREAVLAEKIAATGDAFTMNSAGVLTIHGRSEGRDLSGSAHIDEMRRQKEGYIVYHAVTAQRDKAVYYRYFEPLDLIIAPGVFIDEMEALYDHQGEEATLAAIRKQLEELRVGETGYFWVIQAGGEKRGQYVVSPDGKRNGESMLGLRDVEGRSVFEVLAEKGMAAPGEGQEVFFTFTSTLSGAQERMMLDFIYYAPFDWLIGATIPMREYLATSEAIGASFGRMQAYLLGVGALLVLVAAVFAWWAARRTVRPIRAVMEMVEEIEQGHLDRRLKLTRKDELGQMARTMDALADNLQHEVVDALQKLAAGNLDFEARPRDGRDVLRSALKKLSDDLNTMVHEIQSSGEQIATGAGQVADASQSLSQGATEQASSLEEISASVNQMASQTTQSAENARQANRLAGDAKQSAERGRERMQAMVRSMGEISAASGDISKIIKTIDEIAFQTNLLALNAAVEAARAGQHGKGFAVVAEEVRNLAARSAKAAKETAELIESSVGKTRQGEGIAGETAAALDEIAANITKVSDLVGEISAAANEQAEGIGQINTGLSQIDQVTQQNTASAEESAAAAQELSGQAAQLRQLLQRFRLKGQGGNSFAPRQAALPAAKPQERPSAAAAAWGGERGTPATRSAPPSIALDDDEFGRY